From a region of the Streptomyces sp. NBC_01454 genome:
- a CDS encoding integrase, with protein MSTWTTPLRPGLPISFDGEQFTVAEIEGRRILLQPAVSVVGVPQWRQVDISVLLAHPTTEILTPAPQGESADAAALSGLSDKEDDELTRQFRHVQEVRTGYQLGSEELALAGEPRPDYAPGTPKMHRYAAKAAELGVSETTIRNWVRQVNSSGPAGLVRDRPQKSVLDKVDPRWLEMTRSVLKGHEKSSRPVRSLILIEIEERLAKKYGDGTVPFPARTTGYEALRVLTKGTNAFEGSTKGKRSIADAPKGTYGRLRATRPGEYVVLDTNCLDVFAMEPVTCRWVRCELTVAMDLYSRCITGLRLTPVSTKSTDVAGVLFETVRPQDVPGDGSEPLPYCGVPSTVVVDADKLVDRDGQPLLPTVAAETIIYDHGKVYLSNHIESVCAKLDISLQPARPKTPTDKPVERWFRTLNQGVLAALPGYKGSDVHSRGEKVEDEAFFFIDELEAIIREWITLIYHRRRHRGLRIPEVPGLQLSPLDMFEHGVTRAGPLRIPARPNMALEFLEEERVPIHHYGVEIEGMRYNGDALNNYRNQPSPYRGVDAGKWPIAVDRGDMRKVYFQDPDLRTWHTLDWEHAAALNGPFSREALVYARRIAKKTHRFPDTKRALVELLERWGAGLAADRTERRMALRLSQERLQLVGEADEPREAEDEVASLPSVRRIAALSPSEQDPAEAEPAEPGLVIVGTEDNELGGDDDEDEECEAAFPGDESALIDEDDYYADIWDSR; from the coding sequence ATGAGCACGTGGACGACGCCCTTGAGGCCAGGGTTGCCGATCAGCTTCGACGGTGAACAATTCACGGTCGCCGAAATTGAGGGTCGCCGGATTCTTCTCCAGCCGGCAGTCTCTGTCGTCGGTGTCCCGCAGTGGCGGCAGGTTGATATCTCTGTGCTGTTGGCGCATCCCACCACCGAGATCCTCACTCCGGCCCCGCAAGGTGAATCAGCTGATGCGGCTGCCCTGAGCGGTCTCAGCGACAAAGAGGACGATGAGCTGACCCGGCAGTTTCGCCATGTCCAGGAGGTCCGCACCGGCTATCAACTCGGCAGCGAGGAACTGGCTCTGGCGGGCGAGCCACGACCCGACTACGCGCCCGGAACACCGAAAATGCACCGGTACGCGGCCAAGGCGGCAGAACTGGGAGTTTCCGAAACCACGATCCGCAACTGGGTACGGCAAGTGAATAGCTCCGGCCCGGCCGGCCTGGTTCGCGACCGCCCTCAAAAGAGCGTGCTTGACAAGGTCGACCCTCGGTGGCTGGAGATGACCCGGTCAGTTTTGAAAGGCCACGAGAAGTCATCCCGGCCGGTGCGGAGTCTGATCCTGATCGAGATCGAAGAGCGTCTGGCCAAGAAGTATGGGGATGGCACGGTCCCGTTTCCGGCCCGCACGACGGGCTATGAGGCACTTCGAGTGCTTACCAAGGGAACGAACGCCTTCGAGGGCAGCACGAAGGGGAAGAGGTCGATCGCGGACGCCCCGAAGGGGACCTACGGTCGGCTGCGCGCGACACGACCGGGCGAGTATGTGGTGCTGGACACCAACTGCCTGGACGTCTTCGCGATGGAACCGGTGACCTGCCGGTGGGTGCGGTGTGAGCTCACGGTCGCGATGGATCTCTATAGCCGGTGCATCACCGGGCTCCGCCTCACCCCGGTGTCGACGAAGTCAACGGACGTGGCTGGGGTGTTGTTCGAGACGGTCCGGCCACAAGACGTTCCGGGGGACGGGAGCGAGCCGCTGCCGTATTGCGGAGTGCCGTCCACCGTCGTGGTCGATGCGGACAAGCTCGTCGACCGGGACGGGCAGCCGCTGCTGCCCACGGTCGCGGCCGAGACGATCATCTATGACCACGGCAAGGTCTACCTGTCGAACCACATCGAGAGCGTCTGCGCGAAGCTGGACATCTCTCTGCAGCCGGCCCGGCCGAAGACACCGACCGACAAGCCGGTCGAACGCTGGTTCCGAACCCTCAACCAGGGAGTGCTGGCCGCGCTGCCCGGCTACAAGGGCTCGGACGTGCACAGCCGCGGCGAGAAGGTCGAGGACGAGGCATTCTTCTTCATCGACGAACTCGAAGCGATCATCCGTGAATGGATCACTCTGATCTATCACCGGCGCCGCCACCGCGGCCTGCGGATTCCGGAGGTCCCTGGGCTTCAGCTCAGTCCGCTGGACATGTTCGAGCACGGAGTCACCCGGGCGGGACCACTGCGGATCCCGGCCCGCCCCAATATGGCTCTGGAGTTCCTGGAGGAGGAACGCGTCCCGATCCACCACTACGGCGTCGAGATCGAAGGGATGCGCTACAACGGGGATGCGCTGAACAACTACCGCAACCAGCCCAGCCCCTATCGCGGAGTGGACGCGGGCAAGTGGCCGATCGCGGTGGACCGCGGCGATATGCGCAAGGTGTATTTCCAGGACCCAGACCTTCGGACATGGCATACGCTCGACTGGGAACACGCGGCCGCCCTGAATGGACCGTTCAGCAGAGAGGCGCTGGTCTACGCTCGCCGGATTGCGAAGAAGACGCACCGGTTCCCCGACACCAAACGCGCGTTGGTCGAACTCCTCGAACGGTGGGGCGCCGGATTGGCCGCGGATCGCACTGAGCGACGCATGGCCCTCCGTCTCTCCCAGGAACGGCTACAGCTGGTGGGAGAGGCCGACGAACCACGGGAGGCAGAGGACGAGGTCGCCTCGCTGCCATCGGTCCGACGCATTGCCGCCCTGAGTCCATCCGAACAAGACCCAGCAGAAGCCGAGCCCGCCGAGCCCGGCCTTGTCATCGTCGGAACTGAGGACAACGAACTCGGCGGGGACGACGACGAGGATGAGGAATGCGAGGCAGCCTTCCCGGGCGACGAATCCGCTCTCATCGATGAGGACGACTACTACGCCGATATCTGGGACAGCCGTTGA
- a CDS encoding TnsA-like heteromeric transposase endonuclease subunit: protein MTDFAESQPWRAVRSVHGMAHYSGKYSSATTGGHVVYESRLELARLLLADFDPEVRGIFAQPCRLAARVGDRTRHHVPDFLLVMRSGTVRVVNVKPASRLKDPKIVEALAWPGELFRQHGWDYEIWSGADRVLLENVRFLAAYRRPGVVSATETEQAWQQVTDGEKLALAERQLANGRPAEEARPAFMALLWSGRLTTDLSRPLSGESVLRRCV, encoded by the coding sequence TTGACCGATTTTGCGGAGTCCCAGCCGTGGCGGGCTGTTCGCTCCGTCCACGGGATGGCCCACTACTCGGGCAAGTACTCGTCTGCAACGACGGGTGGGCACGTGGTGTACGAAAGCCGCCTGGAGCTCGCCCGATTGCTGCTGGCGGACTTCGATCCGGAAGTGCGGGGGATCTTTGCTCAGCCGTGCCGCCTGGCGGCCCGGGTCGGCGACCGGACTCGCCACCACGTGCCGGACTTTCTGCTGGTCATGCGTTCGGGGACCGTGCGGGTGGTGAATGTCAAGCCAGCGAGCCGCTTGAAGGATCCGAAGATCGTGGAGGCTCTTGCGTGGCCTGGCGAGCTGTTCCGGCAGCATGGCTGGGACTACGAAATCTGGTCCGGAGCGGATCGGGTGCTGCTGGAGAACGTGCGGTTCCTCGCTGCCTACCGGCGTCCCGGTGTGGTGTCCGCAACGGAAACAGAGCAGGCATGGCAGCAGGTGACCGACGGCGAAAAACTGGCCTTGGCTGAGCGCCAGTTGGCCAATGGGCGGCCCGCCGAGGAGGCGAGGCCAGCGTTCATGGCTCTGTTGTGGTCGGGACGGTTGACGACGGACCTGTCGCGTCCGTTGTCGGGTGAGTCGGTGCTGCGCAGGTGCGTATGA
- a CDS encoding SDR family NAD(P)-dependent oxidoreductase, producing MSSMTTADIAMVTGANQGIGREVARQLAAVGMVVYLGARDRERGRAAARELSAGGADVRFVPLDVADQSQVEAAARTIEAECGRLDVLVNNAGIGGTRPAVEETTADDFTDVMDVNLLGAVRTTHALLPSLHKGRRPRIVNVTSGRGSFTINDDPESMESRLQGLVYPVSKAALNMLTYQYARALPGFRVNAVDPGFTATALNNHTGTSTPAQSAATVVRLALAIDGPSGRLFDSTGEVGW from the coding sequence ATGTCGAGTATGACGACTGCGGACATAGCCATGGTGACAGGCGCGAACCAGGGAATCGGGCGAGAGGTGGCCCGACAACTCGCCGCTGTGGGGATGGTGGTCTATCTCGGTGCGCGCGATCGGGAACGGGGCCGTGCGGCCGCACGTGAGTTGTCGGCTGGTGGAGCCGACGTGCGGTTCGTGCCCCTGGACGTGGCAGACCAGTCGCAGGTCGAAGCCGCGGCTCGGACGATCGAGGCGGAGTGCGGCAGGCTCGACGTACTGGTGAACAACGCGGGCATCGGCGGCACCCGCCCGGCAGTGGAGGAGACGACCGCGGACGATTTCACGGACGTCATGGACGTCAACCTGCTCGGCGCGGTCCGGACGACGCACGCCCTTCTGCCTTCATTGCACAAGGGCCGGCGTCCGCGCATCGTGAACGTGACGAGCGGCCGCGGATCGTTCACCATCAACGACGACCCGGAGAGCATGGAATCCCGGTTGCAGGGCCTGGTCTACCCCGTCTCGAAGGCGGCCTTGAACATGCTCACCTACCAGTACGCCCGCGCCCTGCCGGGCTTCCGCGTCAATGCCGTCGACCCGGGGTTCACCGCGACGGCACTCAACAACCACACCGGTACCAGCACGCCCGCGCAGAGCGCCGCGACGGTCGTGCGGCTCGCCCTGGCGATCGACGGGCCCAGCGGACGGCTCTTCGACTCCACAGGTGAGGTCGGCTGGTAG
- a CDS encoding ATP-binding protein: MKAPDGVEPFEGDDRQYSPTRLPGWLQEVNGPDRIRPEQHTRAQLADLSPRALLMHNDSRAVWHANIGPIETPQLLQLHDELDEIVDSNRQDGDKTKPAALLDSYPGLGKSTAVRAYGRKLFREQITLRGETTPSGDRRVPIIYIALSGNTQIRGLNAAICRFYGLPVTGDADTLAERAVDAVLSMRTAVFIIDDIHFLAGAKTNSVRMSNQLKYLANVFPVTLIYVGVGVQQRGILSEGFSGKKNELAQFGRRTTPLTLLPFQIENEEGRRQWQVLLKTIEKKLVLAEKYPGMLAQELSDYLYSRSTGHFASLMALINRGCLRAIRCGHERLDKDLMDQVKNDVAAEEAREELEAAIEAGLLTSHPASPGRKSA, from the coding sequence TTGAAAGCGCCGGACGGCGTCGAGCCGTTCGAAGGCGACGACCGCCAGTACAGTCCCACCCGGCTTCCGGGCTGGCTTCAGGAGGTCAACGGGCCGGACCGGATCCGACCGGAACAGCACACCAGAGCGCAACTGGCTGACCTCTCGCCGCGAGCGCTCTTAATGCATAACGACAGCCGGGCGGTCTGGCATGCCAACATCGGCCCGATTGAAACCCCGCAACTCCTCCAACTACACGATGAGCTGGACGAGATTGTCGATTCGAACCGGCAGGACGGGGATAAGACGAAACCGGCAGCACTGCTGGATTCCTACCCAGGACTCGGAAAGAGCACCGCAGTCCGCGCCTACGGCCGGAAGCTATTCCGTGAACAGATCACCTTGCGCGGGGAAACCACCCCTAGCGGAGACCGCAGGGTCCCCATCATCTACATCGCACTGAGTGGGAACACACAGATCCGCGGCCTGAACGCCGCGATCTGCCGCTTCTACGGACTGCCGGTCACGGGGGACGCCGACACCCTGGCCGAGCGGGCTGTGGACGCGGTGTTGTCCATGAGAACCGCCGTTTTCATCATCGACGACATCCACTTCCTGGCCGGAGCGAAAACCAACTCGGTTCGCATGTCCAACCAGTTGAAGTACCTGGCAAACGTCTTCCCTGTCACCCTCATCTATGTCGGCGTCGGGGTCCAGCAGCGCGGCATCCTCAGCGAGGGATTCTCCGGCAAGAAGAACGAACTCGCCCAGTTCGGACGCCGCACCACTCCACTGACATTGCTCCCTTTCCAGATCGAGAACGAGGAGGGACGTCGGCAGTGGCAGGTCCTGCTGAAGACGATCGAGAAGAAGCTCGTCCTGGCGGAGAAATACCCAGGGATGCTCGCCCAGGAACTTTCCGACTATCTCTACTCTCGCTCCACCGGCCACTTTGCCTCCCTCATGGCACTGATCAACCGCGGCTGCCTCCGCGCCATCCGCTGCGGCCATGAGCGCCTCGACAAGGACCTCATGGACCAGGTGAAGAACGACGTCGCTGCCGAGGAAGCCCGTGAGGAACTCGAAGCCGCCATCGAGGCCGGCCTGCTGACCAGTCATCCCGCATCACCCGGCAGGAAATCGGCATGA
- a CDS encoding TniQ family protein, producing MTEWTDDRIPLWVPPVEGESLDSWLAAYARRLRTGVPQFLSFIGLHRARPNHMVRYLTDRERQVLSERTGLASEELTPMTLEPWDGVAVNIDRPTRRLSRPPNWRHTGNTSRFCPGCLDESAGRWQISWRLPWSFACTRHGMLLLDCCPECGQPPVVHGRQHLRNSPAGVCLYGTGTAGAAPCEFFLPHAATPVLSADSLVLNAQQDATSKFLQIGDSLDDSLLHGRELAVLGRSALRGINDRLSTAPSVVHEVLAELGGDLPKLANRESGVNAHGVAVGTTIARIAVLQDRDDSDAVFAWLMEAQRSRRKNTYPTSWLVDWVPAGPRVMSRALTAVSNELTWTARLRFGTTTSGPTWPTLADEDVRRRAARLPAMLWPSWTIRMLPRLPEPLFRLSGLRRACATLLLTPGTFWDYPRAAELLGNPHTSDNRNALDAALEKQRPDELAALLAELARAIDAHPVPIDYRRRRTIFSEATIRFDLDAFHGYCRRRGLRSGPTQIKRLRWHLLKILLGADPGSSSRTPTWNTNLSHQITTELKGFLFQQAVKNLQAHQIEEPVLWQPPATWLERIAWPGEDPEKIDHSALAEMLIAGRPLAEVARHLDISEDHVLLHLEMADIGGTAPDPPPRPSVPGRNIPRQDVLSPRELQRLYQEQRLSVVDIAQLAGCSSRTVRRALVEAKIPSSGRGVPPLLPGMVTRDWLEGEYAMKGRGCLDIAHELGLHQDTVSRFLRIWDIPRRSNGLGSNPFAHLGVALSPEMRRLSNRRSCLPWLRNLLQIPGHPGLSAAAPAISVPEVTLRRQLRIIESVVGFSVIERTDPLSPTPTGVRFLTEARDLLDRFDSAATLVATGSSRTSDHSR from the coding sequence ATGACGGAATGGACGGATGACCGCATTCCTCTCTGGGTTCCCCCGGTTGAGGGGGAGTCCCTCGACAGCTGGCTGGCGGCATACGCCCGCCGCCTGCGGACGGGCGTGCCGCAGTTCCTGAGCTTCATTGGTCTGCACAGAGCCCGTCCCAACCACATGGTCCGGTATCTGACAGACCGCGAACGGCAGGTACTTTCCGAACGCACGGGGCTCGCCTCGGAGGAACTGACGCCGATGACGCTCGAACCCTGGGACGGAGTGGCGGTGAACATCGACCGTCCGACGCGCCGTCTGAGCCGCCCACCGAACTGGCGGCACACCGGCAATACCAGCCGCTTCTGCCCCGGTTGTCTCGACGAAAGCGCCGGACGTTGGCAGATTTCATGGCGACTGCCGTGGTCATTTGCCTGCACCCGGCACGGAATGCTGTTGCTCGATTGCTGCCCAGAATGCGGACAACCGCCCGTGGTTCATGGGCGACAGCACCTGCGGAACTCTCCTGCGGGAGTCTGCCTCTACGGAACGGGCACTGCCGGCGCCGCCCCCTGCGAGTTCTTCCTGCCGCACGCGGCTACCCCTGTCCTCTCTGCAGACTCATTGGTCCTCAATGCCCAGCAAGACGCCACCTCCAAATTCTTGCAAATCGGTGATTCTCTGGACGACTCCTTGCTGCATGGTCGCGAACTGGCCGTCCTCGGCCGGTCGGCATTGCGCGGGATCAACGACAGGCTGTCCACAGCGCCTTCCGTTGTCCATGAAGTCCTCGCGGAACTCGGTGGTGATCTGCCTAAACTAGCGAATCGAGAGAGCGGAGTGAACGCTCACGGCGTGGCAGTTGGCACCACCATCGCCAGGATTGCAGTGCTCCAGGACCGGGATGACAGTGATGCAGTCTTTGCTTGGTTGATGGAGGCCCAACGTTCGAGGCGGAAGAATACTTATCCGACATCCTGGCTCGTTGACTGGGTTCCAGCCGGACCCCGCGTGATGTCTCGTGCTCTGACCGCCGTGTCCAACGAACTGACCTGGACTGCGCGCCTGCGTTTCGGCACGACCACGAGTGGTCCGACCTGGCCGACCCTCGCCGACGAAGACGTACGACGTCGAGCGGCCCGACTGCCGGCGATGCTCTGGCCCTCTTGGACAATCCGGATGTTGCCTCGCCTGCCCGAACCCCTATTCAGGTTGTCCGGACTCCGCCGAGCATGCGCGACTCTGCTCCTTACGCCTGGAACATTCTGGGACTATCCTAGAGCCGCTGAACTTCTGGGCAATCCGCACACATCCGACAACAGGAATGCTCTCGACGCAGCACTCGAAAAGCAGCGCCCCGATGAACTTGCCGCACTCTTGGCCGAGTTAGCTCGCGCTATTGACGCTCATCCAGTTCCCATCGACTATCGCCGTCGGCGGACCATCTTCTCCGAGGCCACTATCAGATTCGACCTGGACGCCTTCCATGGGTACTGCCGCCGTCGCGGCCTTCGGAGCGGACCGACGCAGATCAAGAGACTCCGGTGGCACCTTCTCAAGATTCTCCTCGGAGCAGACCCTGGCAGCTCATCCCGGACCCCGACCTGGAACACGAACCTCTCGCACCAGATCACCACAGAGCTCAAAGGATTCCTCTTCCAGCAGGCAGTAAAGAACCTCCAGGCTCACCAAATTGAAGAACCCGTGCTTTGGCAACCGCCGGCCACCTGGCTCGAAAGAATTGCATGGCCCGGAGAAGATCCCGAAAAGATCGACCACTCCGCACTCGCCGAGATGCTGATCGCGGGCCGCCCGCTGGCGGAGGTTGCGAGACACCTGGACATCAGCGAGGACCACGTCCTCTTGCACCTTGAAATGGCTGATATCGGTGGGACAGCGCCCGATCCCCCGCCGCGTCCCAGCGTTCCGGGCCGCAACATTCCGCGCCAAGACGTTCTCTCGCCACGAGAACTGCAACGGCTCTACCAGGAACAGCGACTCTCTGTCGTCGATATCGCGCAGCTCGCGGGGTGCAGCTCTCGCACCGTTCGTCGAGCACTCGTCGAGGCCAAGATCCCTAGCTCAGGGCGCGGAGTTCCTCCCCTCCTGCCGGGCATGGTTACCAGAGATTGGCTGGAAGGGGAGTACGCCATGAAAGGACGCGGCTGTCTTGATATCGCGCACGAACTCGGCCTCCATCAAGACACCGTGTCGCGCTTCCTGCGGATTTGGGACATCCCGCGACGTTCCAACGGACTCGGTTCGAACCCCTTCGCCCACCTCGGTGTCGCGCTCTCGCCAGAAATGCGACGCCTCAGTAATAGGAGGAGCTGCCTGCCGTGGCTACGCAACCTCCTCCAAATACCCGGACACCCCGGCCTGTCGGCTGCCGCACCGGCAATCAGCGTCCCCGAGGTCACCCTCCGCCGGCAGCTCAGGATCATTGAAAGCGTCGTGGGGTTCAGCGTGATCGAGCGAACCGACCCGCTGTCTCCCACTCCGACGGGCGTGAGATTCCTGACCGAAGCTCGCGATCTCCTTGATCGTTTCGACAGCGCCGCAACGCTGGTCGCAACCGGCTCGAGCAGGACCTCAGACCACTCACGGTGA
- a CDS encoding phosphatase domain-containing protein, with product MTARPLAVFDLDGTLADSTHRQHLLERTPRDWKAFFAAAPGDPTFAEGVALALRSAEDCAVVYLTGRPERCRRDTLAWLARHGLPKGRLWMRPDHDRRPARHTKLEVLRRIALDRQVRHVVDDDELVCDACEKAGFPVIRARWSSPSDTLRDAQQRAGALRTSNEMLCKVVGSLRD from the coding sequence ATGACGGCACGCCCCTTGGCGGTCTTCGACCTGGACGGCACGCTCGCCGACTCCACCCACCGGCAGCATCTGCTGGAGCGCACCCCCCGCGACTGGAAGGCCTTCTTCGCGGCGGCCCCCGGGGACCCGACGTTCGCCGAGGGAGTGGCCCTGGCGCTCCGCAGCGCCGAGGACTGCGCGGTGGTCTACCTCACCGGCCGTCCGGAGCGCTGCCGCCGCGACACACTGGCCTGGCTCGCCCGACACGGCCTGCCGAAGGGCCGGTTGTGGATGCGCCCCGACCACGACCGGCGCCCGGCCCGGCACACCAAGCTGGAAGTCCTGCGCCGGATCGCCCTCGACCGCCAGGTCCGCCATGTGGTCGATGACGACGAACTCGTCTGCGACGCATGCGAGAAGGCCGGCTTCCCGGTGATCCGCGCCCGCTGGTCGTCCCCGTCCGACACCTTGCGGGACGCCCAGCAGCGGGCGGGCGCACTTAGAACTTCTAACGAAATGCTTTGCAAGGTGGTTGGATCACTCCGGGACTGA
- a CDS encoding polyketide cyclase, translating to MDQENVSATLTVAVPDARVFAVLADPTTHSAIDGTGWVQKAADRAPLTEVGQIFRMDMYHPNHPDGDYRVANQVHVLDPPRTIGWRTGTEKDDGHLEFGGWTWRYDLAPLGPSETEVTLTYDWSAVPQSIREYIQFPPFGPEHLTNSLHHLAELASGR from the coding sequence GTGGACCAGGAGAACGTGAGCGCCACCCTGACGGTCGCCGTGCCCGACGCGAGGGTGTTCGCGGTGCTGGCGGACCCGACGACCCACTCCGCGATCGATGGCACCGGCTGGGTGCAAAAAGCCGCCGACCGGGCGCCGCTGACCGAGGTGGGCCAGATTTTCCGCATGGACATGTACCACCCCAACCATCCCGACGGTGACTACCGGGTGGCCAACCAGGTCCACGTGCTCGACCCGCCGCGCACCATCGGCTGGCGGACCGGGACGGAGAAGGACGACGGTCACCTGGAGTTCGGCGGCTGGACCTGGCGCTACGACCTTGCGCCGCTCGGCCCGTCCGAGACCGAGGTCACGCTCACCTACGACTGGTCGGCGGTGCCACAGTCCATCCGCGAGTACATCCAGTTCCCGCCATTCGGCCCCGAGCATCTCACCAACTCGCTGCACCACCTGGCCGAGCTTGCCTCCGGTCGGTGA
- a CDS encoding glyceraldehyde-3-phosphate dehydrogenase gives MTVNDDSFTNWKNREEIAESMIPIIGKLHRERDVTVLLHSRSLVNKSVVSILKTHRFARQIAGEELSITETLPFLQALTTLDLGPSQIDIAMLAETYRTDDRGLSVEEFTAEAVAGATGTDKIERREPRDVVLYGFGRIGRLVARLLIEKAGSGNGLRLRAVVVRQGGEQDLVKRASLLRRDSIHGQFQGTITVDEANSKIIANGNEIKVIYASDPSEVDYTAYGIKDAILIDNTGKWRDREGLSKHLRPGIDKVVLTAPGKGDVPNVVHGVNHDSIKPDEQILSCASCTTNAIVPPLKAMADEYGVLRGHVETVHSFTNDQNLLDNYHNSDRRGRSAPLNMVITETGAASAVAKALPDLDAKITGSSIRVPVPDVSIAILNLQLARETNREEVLDYLRHVSLTSPLKRQIDFTSAPDAVSNDFIGSRHASIVDAGATKVEGDNAILYLWYDNEFGYSCQVIRVVQHVSGVEYPTYPAPVV, from the coding sequence GTGACTGTCAATGACGACTCGTTCACCAACTGGAAAAACCGCGAAGAGATCGCGGAGTCGATGATCCCGATCATCGGGAAGCTGCACCGTGAGCGGGACGTCACGGTCCTGCTACACAGCCGCTCCTTGGTGAACAAGTCGGTGGTCAGCATCCTCAAGACGCACCGCTTCGCCCGGCAGATCGCCGGCGAGGAGCTCTCGATCACCGAGACGCTGCCGTTCCTGCAGGCCCTCACCACGCTCGATCTCGGCCCGTCGCAGATCGACATCGCGATGCTCGCCGAGACGTACCGGACCGACGACCGCGGTCTGTCGGTGGAGGAGTTCACCGCCGAGGCCGTCGCCGGTGCCACGGGTACCGACAAGATCGAGCGCCGCGAGCCGCGCGACGTCGTCCTCTACGGGTTCGGCCGCATCGGCCGCCTCGTCGCCCGCCTGCTCATCGAGAAGGCCGGCTCCGGCAACGGCCTGCGGCTGCGCGCCGTCGTCGTCCGCCAGGGTGGCGAGCAGGACCTCGTCAAGCGCGCCTCGCTGCTGCGCCGCGACTCCATCCACGGCCAGTTCCAGGGCACGATCACCGTCGACGAGGCGAACAGCAAGATCATCGCCAATGGCAACGAGATCAAGGTGATCTACGCGAGCGACCCGTCGGAGGTCGACTACACGGCGTACGGCATCAAGGACGCCATCCTCATCGACAACACCGGAAAGTGGCGCGACCGCGAGGGCCTCTCGAAGCACCTGCGCCCCGGTATCGACAAGGTCGTCCTGACCGCCCCGGGCAAGGGTGACGTCCCCAACGTCGTCCACGGCGTCAACCACGACTCGATCAAGCCGGACGAGCAGATCCTGTCCTGCGCGTCCTGCACCACCAACGCGATCGTCCCACCGCTGAAGGCGATGGCGGACGAGTACGGCGTCCTGCGCGGCCACGTGGAGACCGTCCACTCCTTCACCAACGACCAGAACCTGCTGGACAACTACCACAACTCCGACCGTCGCGGCCGCTCGGCGCCGCTCAACATGGTCATCACCGAGACCGGTGCCGCCTCGGCCGTCGCCAAGGCGCTGCCCGACCTGGACGCGAAGATCACCGGCAGCTCGATCCGCGTCCCGGTGCCGGATGTCTCGATCGCGATCCTCAACCTCCAGCTCGCGCGGGAGACCAACCGCGAGGAGGTCCTCGACTACCTCCGCCACGTGTCGCTGACCTCGCCGCTCAAGCGCCAGATCGACTTCACCAGCGCGCCCGACGCCGTCTCGAACGACTTCATCGGCTCGCGCCACGCCTCGATCGTCGACGCCGGCGCCACCAAGGTCGAGGGCGACAACGCGATCCTCTACCTCTGGTACGACAACGAGTTCGGCTACTCCTGCCAGGTCATCCGCGTCGTCCAGCACGTCTCCGGGGTGGAGTACCCGACCTACCCGGCCCCGGTCGTCTGA
- a CDS encoding glycosyl hydrolase family 18 protein, with protein sequence MEQPSGSRLRTGLALLLAVTALLVPWSPAAAAPKESRDGGRTGSAWLPYWGDTDAAYRDALRHASQLHTVSPFWYQASSDTAVTGHEGAGRRGVIDGLHDAGIDVVPTVTETLGAERMAELMHDPQRRADHVQALLGIMDSRPYDGLDLDYESMAVTHDKEVRARVRTGYSALVRQLCARLHARDAQCVVTVPARVRGSGEAFDYEELGRYADRVRIMGYDLHWSGGEAGPLSARDWYGEFLRYATDTIPRDKIEVAFPGYGWDWVTGVTGHAAHRTWKEAEALREREDADYLFDERSGTPHFTYRKDGDDHEVWYQDARGVRELMPLLRKYGVRGTGLWALGFEDPGTWAALRGE encoded by the coding sequence ATGGAACAGCCTTCGGGATCCCGGCTGCGCACCGGCCTTGCGCTCCTCCTGGCCGTCACGGCGCTCCTCGTGCCCTGGTCCCCGGCGGCCGCCGCGCCCAAGGAGTCGAGGGACGGCGGGCGCACCGGCTCGGCCTGGCTTCCCTACTGGGGCGACACCGACGCCGCCTACCGCGACGCCCTGCGGCACGCCTCCCAGCTGCACACCGTCAGCCCGTTCTGGTACCAGGCCTCCTCGGACACCGCCGTCACGGGGCACGAAGGGGCGGGCCGGCGCGGCGTCATCGACGGGCTGCACGACGCGGGGATCGATGTGGTCCCCACCGTGACCGAAACGCTCGGCGCCGAGCGGATGGCCGAGCTGATGCATGATCCGCAGCGGCGCGCGGACCATGTGCAGGCCTTGCTGGGGATTATGGACAGCCGGCCGTACGACGGGCTCGACCTGGATTACGAGTCGATGGCGGTCACCCACGACAAGGAGGTCCGCGCCCGGGTGCGCACGGGATACAGCGCGCTCGTCAGGCAGCTGTGCGCGCGGCTGCACGCCCGCGACGCGCAGTGCGTGGTCACGGTGCCCGCCCGGGTCCGCGGGTCCGGTGAGGCCTTCGACTACGAGGAGCTCGGCCGGTACGCCGACCGGGTCCGGATCATGGGCTATGACCTGCACTGGTCGGGCGGCGAGGCGGGGCCGCTGTCCGCCAGGGACTGGTACGGCGAATTCCTGCGCTACGCCACCGACACCATCCCCCGGGACAAGATCGAGGTGGCCTTCCCCGGCTACGGCTGGGACTGGGTCACCGGTGTCACCGGCCATGCCGCGCACCGGACCTGGAAGGAGGCCGAGGCGCTGCGCGAGCGGGAGGACGCGGACTACCTCTTCGACGAGCGGTCCGGCACCCCGCACTTCACCTACCGCAAGGACGGCGACGACCACGAGGTCTGGTACCAGGACGCGCGCGGTGTCCGGGAGCTGATGCCGCTGCTGCGGAAGTACGGGGTGCGCGGCACCGGGCTGTGGGCACTCGGCTTCGAGGACCCGGGGACCTGGGCGGCGCTCCGCGGCGAGTAG